The Saccharomonospora glauca K62 genome has a segment encoding these proteins:
- a CDS encoding NUDIX hydrolase produces MHSHINSSDPLAHEVLAAVLQVRYATPPGASPRDHGPASLRVLLWRRALDPHIGRWSLPGGRLRPDEDAETSIRRQLAEKVDVKTLAHVEQLSVFSAPDRVPGPRVVATAFLGLVPSDVDPAVPEDTRWHDVEELPRTAFDHADIVLAARERLRAKLSYTNVGFALAPREFTISALRDLYSAALGYPVSATNLQRVLARRGVLVPTGRTAPPGRAGGRPAALYRFAHRDLRVTDEFAVFRPPASTARRRTRGAAGKPVT; encoded by the coding sequence GTGCACTCTCATATTAACAGCAGCGACCCCCTGGCACACGAGGTTCTCGCCGCGGTTCTCCAGGTGCGATACGCCACACCGCCCGGTGCGTCCCCTCGCGATCACGGGCCCGCCTCGCTTCGAGTGCTGTTGTGGCGGCGGGCGCTCGACCCGCACATCGGCCGCTGGTCGCTACCGGGCGGCAGGTTGCGTCCGGACGAGGACGCCGAGACCTCCATTCGTCGGCAACTCGCCGAGAAGGTCGACGTCAAGACCCTGGCTCATGTCGAGCAGTTGAGCGTGTTCAGCGCGCCGGACCGGGTACCGGGCCCGAGAGTCGTGGCCACGGCGTTCCTCGGACTCGTCCCGAGCGACGTCGACCCGGCGGTGCCCGAGGACACCAGGTGGCACGACGTCGAAGAGCTGCCCCGTACCGCGTTCGACCACGCCGACATCGTGTTGGCCGCGCGGGAACGCCTCCGCGCCAAACTCAGCTACACCAACGTGGGCTTCGCGCTCGCGCCACGGGAGTTCACGATCTCGGCGTTGCGTGACCTCTACTCCGCCGCGCTCGGCTACCCGGTCTCGGCCACCAACCTGCAACGGGTCCTCGCGCGACGCGGTGTCCTGGTGCCGACCGGTCGCACGGCCCCGCCCGGTCGTGCGGGCGGACGTCCCGCCGCGCTGTACCGATTCGCCCATCGCGACCTCCGGGTCACCGACGAGTTCGCGGTGTTCCGCCCCCCGGCCTCCACGGCGAGACGGCGAACGCGCGGCGCGGCGGGCAAACCCGTAACGTGA
- a CDS encoding SulP family inorganic anion transporter — translation MTGTPPSDDRVGVTVRSGVWWKTVLRHDVPASLVVFLVAVPLSLGIALASGAPIVAGVVAAVVGGVVAGALGGSRLQVSGPAAGLTVVLAETIDEFGWTVTCAVTACAGVLQILLGLSRVARAALAIAPAIVHGMLAGIGVTLVLGQLHVILGGAPQSSALANLAELPGQLVGHHDAAALVGLATIAVLLLWPRLPRPVTRVPAPLAAVTLVTVGSLLAGVSVERVDLPSDLLDLGFLPELPSAGWFDFGLAVVTIALIASVETLLSAVAVDRLHGGSRTNLNRELVGQGVANIASGSLGGLPITGVIVRSSANVAAGARTRASAILHGVWVLLFTVALAGLIRSIPLAALAGLLTYVGAKLVNVRTIRTVRGHGDLPLYVATLLGVVVVDLLTGVLLGVVLSLAFMLRRTMWSGIHVLGRDDQYRVVVEGVLTFLSVPRLSTVLGAIPPERTVRLELVVDYLDHAAFECLSEWQHGYERAGGTVVVDEIGHPWYGNGRSRSPTVRRQEATRVPPRWLAPWSEWMAQEQGVAIPEQRPRPLQRGTSEFQWRTAPLMRETLMRLASGQSPHTLFITCSDARIVPNVITTSGPGDLFTARNIGNFVPMDWERDTDADSSVGAAVEYAVVVLKVREIVVCGHSSCGAMHALLTGDGAGLPALRKWLRHGEPVLRRFDEAAPVKLGDEPPAVRADALALHNVLEQLDRLRSHPRVAEAERAGELTLTGMYFDVGAAQVYLLDGETGVFQPAGVKAG, via the coding sequence ATGACCGGCACCCCACCGTCCGACGATCGCGTCGGCGTCACGGTCCGAAGTGGAGTGTGGTGGAAGACCGTGCTGCGACACGACGTTCCCGCCTCGCTGGTCGTCTTCCTCGTGGCCGTTCCGCTGTCGTTGGGCATCGCGCTTGCCTCGGGAGCGCCGATCGTGGCCGGTGTCGTCGCCGCGGTCGTCGGCGGAGTCGTGGCCGGCGCGCTCGGAGGTTCTCGACTCCAGGTGAGCGGGCCCGCCGCGGGCCTCACGGTGGTGCTGGCGGAGACCATCGACGAGTTCGGCTGGACGGTCACGTGCGCCGTCACGGCGTGCGCCGGGGTGCTCCAGATCCTGCTCGGACTGAGCCGGGTGGCGCGCGCGGCGCTGGCCATCGCGCCCGCTATCGTGCACGGCATGCTCGCGGGCATCGGGGTCACGCTCGTGCTCGGTCAGCTTCACGTCATCCTCGGTGGGGCCCCGCAGAGTTCGGCCCTGGCCAACCTGGCGGAGCTTCCGGGGCAACTCGTCGGGCACCACGACGCGGCCGCCCTCGTCGGGCTCGCCACGATCGCGGTGCTCCTGCTGTGGCCACGCCTGCCCCGCCCGGTCACGCGCGTTCCCGCTCCGTTGGCGGCCGTCACGCTCGTCACCGTCGGCTCGCTGCTCGCCGGCGTGTCGGTGGAACGAGTCGACCTGCCGAGCGACCTGCTCGATCTCGGCTTCCTGCCCGAACTGCCCTCGGCGGGGTGGTTCGACTTCGGCCTCGCGGTGGTCACGATCGCGCTCATCGCCAGTGTCGAGACCCTGTTGTCGGCCGTCGCCGTCGACCGCCTGCACGGTGGTTCCCGCACGAACCTCAACCGGGAACTCGTCGGCCAGGGCGTGGCGAACATCGCCTCCGGTTCCCTCGGAGGCCTCCCGATCACCGGGGTGATCGTGCGAAGCTCGGCCAACGTCGCGGCTGGCGCCCGTACCCGTGCGTCGGCGATCCTGCACGGTGTTTGGGTGCTGCTGTTCACGGTGGCGTTGGCCGGGCTCATTCGCAGCATCCCCCTCGCCGCGCTCGCGGGTCTGCTGACCTATGTCGGGGCGAAGCTGGTGAACGTCCGCACGATTCGCACGGTGCGCGGGCACGGTGACCTTCCGCTGTACGTCGCCACGCTGCTCGGCGTCGTGGTGGTCGACCTGCTCACCGGCGTGCTCCTCGGCGTCGTGCTGTCACTGGCGTTCATGCTGCGCCGCACGATGTGGTCCGGTATCCACGTGCTCGGCCGCGACGACCAGTACCGTGTCGTCGTCGAGGGAGTGCTGACGTTTCTGTCGGTGCCGCGATTGTCGACAGTGCTCGGTGCGATTCCCCCGGAACGTACGGTGCGGCTCGAACTCGTCGTCGACTACCTCGATCACGCCGCGTTCGAGTGCCTGTCCGAGTGGCAGCATGGCTACGAGCGGGCGGGAGGCACCGTGGTGGTCGACGAGATCGGCCACCCGTGGTACGGCAACGGCCGGTCGCGCTCGCCCACCGTGCGCCGTCAAGAGGCCACTCGTGTGCCGCCTCGTTGGCTCGCCCCGTGGTCGGAGTGGATGGCGCAGGAACAGGGGGTGGCCATTCCCGAGCAACGACCTCGCCCGCTGCAACGGGGTACGTCGGAGTTCCAATGGCGTACCGCGCCCTTGATGAGGGAGACGCTGATGCGGTTGGCCTCGGGGCAGTCTCCCCACACGTTGTTCATCACGTGCAGCGACGCGCGGATCGTGCCGAACGTGATCACCACGAGTGGCCCCGGTGATCTCTTCACCGCGCGCAACATCGGCAATTTCGTGCCGATGGACTGGGAGAGGGACACCGACGCGGACTCGTCCGTGGGCGCGGCCGTCGAATACGCCGTCGTCGTGTTGAAAGTCCGGGAGATCGTGGTCTGTGGACATTCCTCGTGCGGCGCGATGCACGCCCTCCTCACCGGGGACGGTGCCGGACTTCCCGCCTTGCGGAAGTGGCTGCGGCACGGGGAACCCGTCCTGCGACGCTTCGACGAGGCCGCTCCCGTGAAACTGGGGGACGAGCCACCCGCGGTCCGGGCCGACGCGCTCGCGCTGCACAACGTGCTCGAACAGCTCGACCGGTTGAGGTCCCATCCACGGGTGGCCGAGGCCGAACGTGCGGGCGAACTCACGCTGACCGGAATGTACTTCGACGTCGGCGCGGCTCAGGTCTACTTGCTCGACGGCGAGACGGGCGTGTTCCAACCCGCCGGTGTGAAGGCCGGGTGA
- a CDS encoding LON peptidase substrate-binding domain-containing protein yields the protein MTHSEGHDSQPTARTTLPLFPLHTVALPGVHLPLHIFEPRYRQLTIDLVTEVVPERLFGVAAIRNPTIDEVDELAHVHAVGCAVRLREARRLPDGRFDIVTTGHRRFRLLELDTESAPYLRATVTWLDDEPLPVGSEETVARLADVGRAAHRRYCSVAWQSGGWQSPPQDTEPALLAYLLASDCLLPLADRQELLEERNPLRRLRLAHRLLTREATFVSELRAVPPPQHEIPETLLRPNLN from the coding sequence GTGACCCACTCGGAAGGACACGACAGCCAGCCGACCGCCCGGACGACCCTGCCTCTCTTTCCGCTGCACACCGTGGCATTGCCCGGCGTGCATCTTCCGTTACACATCTTCGAACCGCGCTATCGGCAGCTCACGATCGACCTCGTGACCGAGGTGGTTCCCGAGCGGCTGTTCGGAGTGGCCGCGATTCGCAACCCCACGATCGACGAGGTCGACGAGCTCGCCCACGTCCACGCCGTCGGGTGCGCGGTGCGGCTACGAGAGGCACGCCGGTTGCCGGACGGACGTTTCGACATCGTCACCACCGGACACCGGCGGTTCCGGCTGCTGGAGCTCGACACCGAGTCCGCCCCGTATCTGCGCGCCACCGTGACGTGGCTCGACGACGAACCACTTCCCGTCGGTTCCGAGGAGACCGTGGCGCGGCTCGCCGACGTGGGCCGCGCCGCGCACCGCCGGTACTGCTCGGTGGCCTGGCAGTCCGGTGGCTGGCAGTCACCACCGCAGGACACCGAACCCGCGCTCCTGGCCTACCTCCTCGCGTCCGACTGTCTCCTGCCCCTCGCGGACAGGCAGGAACTTCTGGAGGAACGAAACCCGCTACGGCGGCTCCGGCTCGCCCACCGGCTGCTGACGCGGGAAGCGACGTTCGTGTCCGAGCTGCGCGCCGTGCCCCCACCACAGCACGAGATACCCGAAACCCTGCTGCGGCCGAATCTGAACTGA
- a CDS encoding nucleoside/nucleotide kinase family protein yields MSTSARYRPITVERLVSELADRVADLAAHRRWSRVLIDGADTATDTEALADALVDPLRVRGHEVLRVSARDFLRPASLRFERGRHDPDVRYEDWLDVAALRREVLGPLEESGAGEVLPALWDTTRDRAFRLSRTRLPDGGVVVLDGELLLGRGLPAELAVHLWLSPAALRRRLPEDVKWALPAYARYDAEVRPAELADVVVRMDNPEHPALREG; encoded by the coding sequence ATGTCGACCAGCGCCCGCTACCGACCCATCACGGTCGAACGTCTGGTGTCCGAACTCGCCGACCGGGTCGCCGACCTCGCGGCACACAGGCGGTGGAGTCGCGTGCTGATTGACGGCGCCGACACCGCGACGGACACCGAGGCCCTGGCCGACGCGCTCGTCGACCCGCTGCGAGTGCGCGGTCACGAGGTGCTGCGCGTGTCGGCCCGTGACTTCCTGCGCCCGGCCTCGTTGCGGTTCGAACGCGGCAGGCACGACCCCGACGTGCGCTACGAGGACTGGTTGGACGTCGCCGCCCTTCGCCGCGAGGTGCTCGGACCGCTGGAGGAGTCGGGCGCCGGTGAGGTGCTGCCCGCTCTGTGGGACACCACCCGCGACCGCGCCTTCCGCCTGTCCCGCACCCGGCTGCCCGACGGCGGTGTCGTGGTGCTCGACGGCGAACTGCTGCTCGGACGGGGGCTTCCCGCCGAACTCGCCGTGCACCTGTGGCTCTCCCCCGCCGCGCTGCGGCGGCGGCTCCCCGAGGACGTGAAGTGGGCACTCCCCGCCTACGCCCGCTACGACGCCGAGGTGCGACCCGCGGAACTCGCGGACGTCGTGGTGCGGATGGACAATCCCGAACACCCCGCGCTGCGGGAGGGCTGA
- a CDS encoding DUF2567 domain-containing protein, translated as MSEQAGAEREHALRTRSAVRIPRVVVRADLLPAFSVASLISLLGLPLGWLWAQLAPPQRMRVVTRDHQMAPLTSESWHRFDDLAIFLLLGLVAGLLVGVVVWLLRARRGPVMLVGATLGSLVGAWLAMRMGSAFAEARFALPAELRLGQVVERAPMLESDWALLAQPLTTAFAYGVLAAWNARDDLGRRLS; from the coding sequence TTGTCGGAGCAGGCAGGCGCCGAGCGGGAACACGCGCTCCGCACCCGGTCGGCCGTACGGATTCCTCGCGTGGTGGTGCGTGCGGACCTGCTGCCCGCGTTCAGCGTCGCGTCGCTGATCAGTCTCCTCGGGTTGCCGCTCGGGTGGCTCTGGGCTCAGCTCGCTCCACCTCAGCGCATGCGAGTGGTCACGCGTGACCACCAGATGGCGCCCCTGACGTCGGAAAGCTGGCACCGGTTCGACGACCTGGCGATCTTCTTGTTGCTCGGCCTGGTCGCGGGGCTGCTCGTGGGCGTGGTGGTGTGGTTGCTGCGAGCTCGCCGGGGACCGGTCATGCTCGTGGGCGCCACGCTCGGCTCGTTGGTGGGCGCGTGGCTCGCCATGCGGATGGGGTCGGCGTTCGCCGAGGCCCGGTTCGCGCTGCCCGCCGAGTTGCGACTCGGACAGGTGGTGGAACGCGCGCCCATGCTGGAGTCGGACTGGGCGTTGCTCGCGCAGCCGCTCACGACGGCGTTCGCGTACGGGGTGCTCGCGGCCTGGAACGCGCGCGACGACCTCGGCAGGCGCCTGAGCTGA
- a CDS encoding adenosylmethionine--8-amino-7-oxononanoate transaminase, with protein sequence MTSEPAIRELLRLDAAHVWHPYGPMPATVPPLLVEEASGVRLRLADGRELVDGMSSWWAAIHGYRNPVLDAALAEQASRMSHVMFGGLTHEPAIRLATTLVDLTPEGLEHVFLCDSGSVSVEVALKMCLQYWRSLGRRDKVRMLTWRGGYHGDTFHPMSVCDPEGGMHALWRGVLPEQLFVPTPPSGFGTPVDESYVDTLVRAVEEHADELAAVVVEPVVQGAGGMRFHNPAYLRVLREVTREHDVLLVFDEIATGFGRTGALFAADHAGVAPDVLCVGKALTGGYLTMAATLCTRRVADGISRGEVPVLAHGPTFMGNPLAAAVANASLDLLSEGTWRDEVRRVERKLREGLAPAAAVPGVVDVRVLGAIGVLQLDHAVDLAVATEELTSRGVWLRPFRDLIYTMPPYITSDADLELVTEAMVDTAKVA encoded by the coding sequence ATGACGTCCGAGCCCGCGATCCGCGAACTGCTGCGCCTCGATGCCGCCCACGTGTGGCATCCGTACGGTCCGATGCCCGCGACCGTGCCGCCGTTGCTGGTGGAGGAGGCGTCCGGCGTGCGGTTGCGACTGGCCGACGGCAGGGAGCTGGTCGACGGGATGTCGTCGTGGTGGGCCGCCATCCACGGCTACCGCAATCCCGTCCTGGACGCGGCGCTGGCCGAGCAGGCCTCCAGGATGAGCCACGTCATGTTCGGAGGTCTGACGCACGAGCCCGCGATCAGGCTCGCGACCACGCTCGTGGACCTCACCCCCGAGGGTCTGGAGCACGTGTTCCTGTGCGACTCGGGCTCGGTGTCGGTCGAGGTGGCGCTCAAGATGTGCCTGCAGTACTGGCGTTCGCTCGGGCGGAGGGACAAGGTCCGGATGCTTACCTGGCGCGGCGGGTACCACGGCGACACGTTCCACCCCATGAGCGTGTGCGACCCCGAGGGAGGAATGCACGCGTTGTGGCGCGGGGTGTTGCCGGAGCAGCTCTTCGTACCCACCCCGCCGTCGGGGTTCGGGACTCCGGTCGACGAGTCCTACGTGGACACCTTGGTGCGAGCGGTGGAGGAACACGCCGACGAGCTCGCCGCGGTGGTGGTGGAACCGGTCGTGCAGGGCGCCGGTGGCATGCGGTTCCACAATCCCGCCTACCTGCGGGTGCTGCGCGAGGTCACGAGGGAACACGACGTACTGCTGGTGTTCGACGAGATCGCCACGGGGTTCGGGCGCACCGGCGCGTTGTTCGCCGCGGACCACGCCGGTGTCGCTCCCGACGTGCTCTGCGTGGGCAAGGCGTTGACCGGTGGCTACCTCACGATGGCGGCGACGTTGTGCACGCGGCGGGTCGCCGACGGCATCTCCCGTGGCGAGGTGCCGGTGTTGGCCCACGGGCCGACGTTCATGGGTAATCCGCTCGCAGCGGCCGTCGCCAACGCGTCGCTCGATCTGCTGAGCGAGGGCACGTGGCGCGACGAGGTACGGCGGGTGGAACGCAAGCTGCGGGAGGGCCTCGCCCCCGCGGCGGCCGTGCCGGGTGTCGTGGACGTCCGGGTGCTCGGCGCCATCGGTGTGCTGCAGCTCGACCATGCCGTCGACCTGGCGGTGGCGACCGAGGAGTTGACCTCACGGGGGGTGTGGCTGCGGCCGTTCCGCGACCTGATCTACACGATGCCGCCGTACATCACGTCGGACGCGGACTTGGAGCTCGTGACCGAGGCGATGGTGGACACCGCGAAGGTGGCCTGA
- a CDS encoding C40 family peptidase → MFFGLRVSTLSRLPGGRPESKGDTRDVQSHPVRRVVSGALAACAVIAVVTFTQTPATALPAVPAPQQPQSTSEALEKYRELADKAQKLNEEYLSAQEELEKKEKELDKLTKSLEKAKKAEAGARKDEEIFRKEVDKFAGASFTSGAQLSKLSALLTVDSPQEFLDRSSAIDLLARDQNRALQALRNAVQKAEGSRNEAAAAQQKAKEAKDKAAKIAADLKDRKEKLEAQKEELAAQYGLLSDSDKAQQQDIGPDPGNVKAPGPAAQKAVDAALSQRGKPYGWGDTGPDSYDCSGLTQWAYAQAGISIPRTSGAQSTFGTPVPRAQLQPGDLVFFGSPVYHVGMYIGNGMMVHAPNTGDVVKVAPIQAEYSGARRVA, encoded by the coding sequence ATGTTCTTCGGCCTGCGGGTGTCCACGTTGTCGCGGTTACCCGGCGGGCGGCCGGAGAGCAAAGGAGACACACGCGACGTGCAGTCGCATCCCGTGAGACGTGTGGTGTCGGGAGCGCTGGCGGCGTGCGCCGTGATCGCGGTCGTCACCTTCACCCAGACGCCGGCGACGGCATTACCCGCGGTCCCCGCCCCGCAACAACCTCAGAGCACCTCGGAGGCACTGGAGAAGTACCGGGAGCTCGCCGACAAGGCGCAGAAGCTCAACGAGGAGTACCTCTCCGCCCAGGAGGAGCTTGAGAAGAAGGAGAAGGAGCTCGACAAGCTCACCAAGTCTCTGGAGAAGGCCAAGAAGGCCGAGGCGGGGGCACGCAAGGACGAGGAGATCTTCCGGAAGGAGGTCGACAAGTTCGCGGGTGCGTCCTTCACGAGTGGTGCGCAGTTGAGCAAGCTGTCCGCGCTGCTCACGGTCGACTCCCCGCAGGAGTTCCTCGACCGTTCCTCGGCCATCGACCTCCTCGCGCGGGATCAGAACCGGGCGCTGCAGGCGCTCCGAAACGCCGTCCAGAAGGCGGAGGGCAGCCGCAACGAGGCAGCCGCTGCCCAGCAGAAGGCCAAGGAGGCCAAGGACAAGGCCGCCAAGATCGCTGCGGATCTGAAGGACCGCAAGGAGAAGCTGGAGGCGCAGAAGGAGGAACTGGCGGCCCAGTACGGCCTGCTGAGCGACTCCGACAAGGCGCAGCAGCAGGACATCGGCCCCGATCCGGGAAACGTCAAGGCTCCGGGCCCCGCGGCTCAGAAGGCGGTCGACGCCGCGCTGAGCCAGCGTGGCAAGCCCTACGGGTGGGGTGACACCGGCCCGGACAGCTACGACTGCTCGGGGCTGACCCAGTGGGCCTACGCCCAGGCGGGCATCAGCATTCCGCGCACCAGCGGCGCGCAGTCGACCTTCGGGACGCCGGTCCCGAGGGCGCAGCTGCAGCCGGGTGACCTGGTGTTCTTCGGGTCGCCCGTGTACCACGTCGGCATGTACATCGGTAACGGCATGATGGTCCACGCGCCCAACACGGGCGACGTGGTCAAGGTCGCGCCGATCCAGGCCGAGTACAGCGGCGCCCGCCGAGTCGCCTGA
- the bioB gene encoding biotin synthase BioB produces MRAAATGAEILTAARRKVLEEGTGLAQEQVLDVLRLGDEHIPELLSLAHDVRMRWCGPEVEVEGIVSVKTGGCPEDCHFCSQSGRFPTPVRAAWLDIPGLVKAAEETAATGATEFCIVAAVRGPDARLMAQVRDGIKAIRESGNDIRIACSLGMLTQNQVDELVDMGVHRYNHNLETARSHFPNVVTTHTWEERWETLCMVREAGMEVCCGGIIGMGESLEQRAEFAVQLAELDPHEVPINFLIPQPGTPYESFDVVEGKDALRVVAAFRLAMPRTMLRFAGGRELTLGDLGAEQGMLGGVNAIIVGNYLTNLGRPAQEDLDMLSDLKMPIKALGDSL; encoded by the coding sequence GTGAGGGCCGCAGCCACGGGAGCGGAGATCCTGACCGCCGCGCGCCGGAAGGTGCTGGAGGAAGGCACCGGGTTGGCGCAGGAGCAGGTGCTCGACGTGCTGCGCCTCGGCGACGAGCACATCCCGGAGCTGCTCTCGCTCGCCCACGACGTGCGGATGCGTTGGTGCGGTCCCGAGGTCGAGGTGGAGGGCATCGTCAGCGTCAAGACGGGCGGATGCCCCGAGGACTGCCATTTCTGTTCACAGTCCGGCCGATTTCCCACACCGGTGCGGGCGGCATGGCTCGACATCCCCGGTTTGGTGAAGGCGGCGGAGGAGACCGCGGCCACCGGAGCCACCGAGTTCTGCATCGTCGCGGCCGTCCGTGGCCCGGACGCGCGGCTGATGGCGCAGGTCCGCGACGGCATCAAGGCGATTCGCGAGTCCGGCAACGACATTCGGATCGCGTGTTCGCTGGGCATGCTGACGCAGAACCAGGTCGACGAACTCGTCGACATGGGGGTGCACCGCTACAACCACAACCTGGAGACCGCCCGCTCCCACTTTCCCAACGTCGTCACCACGCACACGTGGGAGGAACGCTGGGAGACGCTGTGCATGGTGCGTGAGGCGGGCATGGAGGTCTGCTGCGGCGGCATTATCGGCATGGGCGAGTCGCTGGAGCAGCGGGCGGAGTTCGCGGTTCAACTGGCCGAGCTGGACCCGCACGAGGTCCCGATCAACTTCCTCATCCCGCAGCCGGGCACCCCGTACGAGTCGTTCGACGTCGTGGAGGGCAAGGACGCGCTGCGGGTCGTGGCAGCGTTCCGGCTCGCCATGCCACGCACGATGTTGCGTTTCGCGGGCGGGCGGGAACTCACGTTGGGCGACCTCGGTGCCGAGCAGGGCATGCTCGGTGGCGTCAACGCGATCATCGTCGGCAACTACCTGACGAATCTCGGTCGTCCGGCACAGGAGGACCTCGACATGCTCAGTGATCTGAAAATGCCGATCAAGGCGCTCGGCGACAGTCTGTGA
- a CDS encoding glycosyltransferase family 4 protein: MPRTLLVTNDFPPRPGGIQSYLHALATRLPSDELVVYAPAWERESGSHTRFDADQPFEVVRHPTSLMLPTPDVLRRATQLLRSRHCETVWFGAAAPLALLAEPLRRAGANRVIASTHGHEVGWSMLPVARQALRRIGNTTDVLTFVSHYTRRRFASAFGPAAGLEHLPSGVDPQVFRPDDAARAELRKRYGLADRPTVVCVSRLVPRKGQDMLVRVLPELRRRVPDAALLLVGGGPYRKKLTELAAHCGVSDHVVFTGSVPWEELPAHYTVGDVFAMPARTRGKGLDVEGLGIVYLEASATGLPVVAGNSGGAPETVLDEVTGHIVDGRQETQLVETLASLLADPVRARRMGEAGRQWVSEHWRWDVLAERLSDLLAGRRSLGRAAELRPRHGGRSSS; this comes from the coding sequence ATGCCTCGCACGTTGCTGGTGACGAACGACTTCCCGCCCCGGCCGGGGGGCATTCAGTCGTATCTGCACGCGTTGGCCACCCGACTGCCCTCGGACGAGCTGGTGGTCTACGCCCCGGCGTGGGAACGGGAATCGGGTTCGCACACCCGGTTCGACGCCGACCAGCCGTTCGAGGTGGTGCGGCATCCCACGTCGCTCATGCTTCCCACCCCCGACGTGCTACGGCGGGCCACGCAGCTTTTGCGTTCCCGGCACTGCGAGACCGTCTGGTTCGGTGCCGCCGCCCCGTTGGCCCTGCTCGCCGAGCCGCTGCGTCGGGCGGGCGCGAATCGCGTGATCGCCTCCACGCACGGACACGAGGTCGGGTGGTCGATGCTTCCGGTGGCTCGCCAGGCGTTGCGCCGTATCGGCAACACCACCGACGTGCTCACGTTCGTCAGCCACTACACCCGGCGCCGGTTCGCCTCGGCGTTCGGTCCCGCGGCGGGACTGGAGCACCTACCGTCCGGAGTGGACCCTCAGGTGTTCCGTCCCGACGACGCCGCGCGGGCCGAGCTGCGGAAGCGCTACGGACTGGCCGACCGGCCCACGGTGGTGTGCGTGTCGAGGTTGGTGCCTCGCAAGGGCCAGGACATGCTGGTGCGGGTTCTTCCCGAACTCCGGCGTCGGGTCCCCGACGCGGCGTTGCTCCTCGTCGGCGGCGGTCCCTACCGCAAGAAGCTCACCGAACTCGCGGCGCACTGCGGGGTATCCGATCACGTGGTCTTCACCGGTTCGGTGCCGTGGGAGGAGCTGCCCGCCCACTACACGGTCGGTGACGTGTTCGCCATGCCGGCACGCACCCGCGGCAAGGGCCTCGACGTGGAGGGACTGGGCATCGTCTACCTGGAGGCGTCGGCGACGGGCCTGCCGGTCGTCGCGGGCAACTCCGGTGGTGCCCCGGAGACGGTGCTGGACGAGGTCACCGGACACATCGTCGACGGCAGGCAGGAAACCCAGCTCGTCGAGACTCTTGCCTCGCTGCTCGCCGACCCGGTCCGCGCCCGGCGGATGGGCGAGGCGGGCAGGCAGTGGGTCAGCGAGCACTGGCGCTGGGACGTCCTGGCGGAGAGGCTCTCCGACCTGCTGGCCGGACGTCGTTCCCTCGGCAGGGCCGCGGAGCTGCGCCCCCGCCACGGTGGGCGGTCGTCGAGCTGA
- the bsaP gene encoding biotin synthase auxiliary protein BsaP → MNTTYCVHCGGLSVSAGHERCRTPRAALEPPRYCPECGRRMVVQVTPGGWTARCSRHGETSSVGSTPTG, encoded by the coding sequence GTGAACACGACGTACTGCGTCCACTGCGGTGGGCTGTCGGTCTCGGCGGGCCATGAGCGGTGCCGGACTCCGCGCGCGGCGCTGGAACCGCCGCGCTACTGCCCCGAGTGCGGGCGGCGCATGGTGGTCCAGGTGACTCCGGGTGGATGGACGGCGCGGTGCAGCCGACACGGGGAAACCTCCTCGGTGGGTTCGACGCCGACCGGATAG
- the bioD gene encoding dethiobiotin synthase — MTVLVISGTGTGVGKTVVTAAMAALAADDGRSVAVLKPVQTGVAPGEPGDLADVRRLAGDVTTCELRRYPDPLSPEAAARRSGLPEVTPVDVATAASRLHEDHDLVLVEGAGGLLVRFDSSGGTLADAAWALGAPVLVVAEAGLGTLNTTALTAEVATRRGIDVIGVVIGAWPSEPDLAARCNTVDLPVAAGAPLLGVLPEGLGSASRQEFLDEARRGLAPWLGGTFDPDQFTRAVAATGG; from the coding sequence GTGACCGTGCTGGTGATATCCGGGACCGGAACCGGCGTCGGTAAGACCGTCGTGACGGCGGCCATGGCCGCGCTGGCGGCCGACGACGGCCGCAGTGTCGCCGTGCTCAAGCCCGTGCAGACGGGCGTCGCGCCGGGAGAGCCGGGCGACCTCGCCGACGTCCGTCGGCTCGCCGGTGACGTGACCACGTGCGAACTGCGTCGCTATCCCGACCCGTTGTCCCCCGAGGCCGCCGCACGTCGTAGTGGCCTGCCGGAGGTGACTCCCGTCGACGTGGCCACCGCCGCGTCCCGGCTGCACGAGGACCACGACCTGGTGCTTGTGGAGGGTGCGGGAGGTCTGCTCGTCCGTTTCGACTCCTCGGGCGGAACACTCGCCGACGCGGCATGGGCGCTCGGCGCTCCCGTACTCGTCGTCGCGGAGGCGGGACTTGGCACCCTCAACACCACGGCCCTGACCGCGGAGGTCGCCACTCGGCGGGGGATCGACGTGATCGGTGTCGTGATCGGTGCCTGGCCGTCGGAGCCGGATCTCGCGGCCCGGTGCAACACCGTCGATCTTCCGGTGGCCGCCGGGGCGCCGCTGCTCGGCGTGCTGCCGGAGGGACTGGGGTCGGCGAGTCGACAGGAATTCCTCGACGAGGCTCGCCGTGGGTTGGCCCCGTGGTTGGGGGGCACGTTCGACCCCGATCAGTTCACCCGTGCCGTGGCCGCGACGGGAGGATGA